GAAGACATTGCGGAATCCTGTTTTGGTGTGAAGGAAGTCAACAACCAGATCAAGATCAAGCACCACGGCGAAGGGGAAGAGCGGCGGGAGCGAAGAGCGAGCTGAGCTTCGAGAAACCAAGGAACTATATTGGAAGTTGCACCATTCGAGATTTCTGCATTTGAAATTTGAAATGCAGAAACCTCGAATGATGCAACTTCCAATAATTTCCCACCTTGATTCCAGAGTACAATCCCGGAAATGTCCGACATCGAGGTTCCAGTCTTAATCGTCGGCGGGAGCCTTGTCGGGATGTCCGCTGCGCTGCTGCTGGCCCAGCATGGAGTCCGCGCCCTGGCGGTCGAGTATCATCGGGGAACGGCGATCCACCCGCGCGCGGCGCAGATCAGCCAGCGGACCATGGAAATCTTTCGAACTGTGGGCGTCGAGCAGATCGTCCGGAAAAAGTCCGGCCAGCAATTTGTTCAGGACGGCGCCATCATGGCCGTCGAAACTCTCGCCGGCAAAGAGCTCACCTATTTCATTTCCAACTTGAACGAAGGTGTGCGCGACGTCAGTCCGACAGAGCGCATTTTCATTTCGCAGAGTCTGCTCGAGCCGCTGTTGAAATCCAGGGCTGAGGAACTGGGCGCTCAGCTTCGCTTTGCCACGGAGTTGATCGCGTTCGATCAGGATGCGGACGGAATTTCGGCAACCCTGCGTCAGCGCGATTCCGGACAAACCGAAAAGGTTCGAGCGCAATACATGATCGCGGCCGACGGCGCGCATAGCCGTGTCCGCGAACGGCTCGGCATCGGGATGAGCGGCCGCGGCGCATTCTCGAACAGTGTCACGATTTACTTCCGCGCCAACGTTGCGCCGCTGCTGCGTGGCCGGAATCTGAGCGTGATTTATGTGAACAACGCGACGCTGCGCGGGTTCTTCCGCTTCGAGAAGCCTTTCGATTCAGGTTTCCTGGCGATCAACGCGCTCGGGGATCCGAAAGATCCAGTGACGGACGTTGCGACCGGGCTGACGGAGGAACGATGCATTGAACTCGTCCGGATCGCGCTGGGTTCAGAAAGCATTCCGATCACGATTGAGAGCCTCATGCCATGGAAGGCGGCGGCCGAGGTTGCCGACCGTTTTCAGAGCGGACGGATTTTTCTTGCCGGCGATTCGGCTCACATCATGCCGCCCAATGGCGGCTTCGGCGGAAATACAGGGGTCCAGGATGCGCACAACCTGGCGTGGAAACTGGCCAGCATTCTGAAAGGGAAGCCGGACCGCGAACTGCTCGACACCTACGAACGTGAGCGCCGACCAGTGGCACAATTCACCGTGGAGCAGGCCTATTCACGTTACGTCACGCGAACAGCGCCGTACCTGGGAACGCTGGACATCCAGCCGGTAGAAAGCGATCTGAATGTCGAGTTGGGCTACTGCTACGAGGGCGCTCCGCACGAAAACCCACGTGAGTCCAAGGCGCGTCCCGGCTCCCGCGCGCCGCATTGCTGGGTGGAGCACAAGGGCGAACGCATTTCGACCCTGGATCTGTTCGGAAAGAACTGGACATGGCTGGCCGGCCCCGAGGGTTCGCGCTGGCGCGAGCAGGCCGGCGGCGCCGATTTCCACATTATTCGCGATGAGGGTTTCTGCGACGCCTACGGCATTGGTTCCTCGGGCGCTGTTCTCGTGCGTCCCGACGGTTTCGTCGCCCGCAAAATAGGGTAGGAAAAGGAACCACAAGAAGCAGAAAAGCTTTCGTACGCAAAGAAATAAGAAGAGTCGAGGACCTGGCGGATATCGAGGTCTCCGGGGCTGGGAGGTTTTGGGAAATCCAGATCGGGATGGCCTTGCCTCTGTTCGTCGAGAAATTTCTGCAGAGGCCGCAGCGTCCAGAATTTGCTAACTCATAATTTGTGGCTAAAATCCATCGAGGGATTTATGTCAAGTTGGCTGGACCTATACAACCTCGCCGGCCGGGTGCGCAAGATGGCGCCGTGGGACTGGATGGATGAAATCGATATTTTC
The sequence above is drawn from the Terriglobia bacterium genome and encodes:
- a CDS encoding FAD-dependent monooxygenase, giving the protein MSDIEVPVLIVGGSLVGMSAALLLAQHGVRALAVEYHRGTAIHPRAAQISQRTMEIFRTVGVEQIVRKKSGQQFVQDGAIMAVETLAGKELTYFISNLNEGVRDVSPTERIFISQSLLEPLLKSRAEELGAQLRFATELIAFDQDADGISATLRQRDSGQTEKVRAQYMIAADGAHSRVRERLGIGMSGRGAFSNSVTIYFRANVAPLLRGRNLSVIYVNNATLRGFFRFEKPFDSGFLAINALGDPKDPVTDVATGLTEERCIELVRIALGSESIPITIESLMPWKAAAEVADRFQSGRIFLAGDSAHIMPPNGGFGGNTGVQDAHNLAWKLASILKGKPDRELLDTYERERRPVAQFTVEQAYSRYVTRTAPYLGTLDIQPVESDLNVELGYCYEGAPHENPRESKARPGSRAPHCWVEHKGERISTLDLFGKNWTWLAGPEGSRWREQAGGADFHIIRDEGFCDAYGIGSSGAVLVRPDGFVARKIG